A genomic stretch from Sulfurihydrogenibium azorense Az-Fu1 includes:
- the rpe gene encoding ribulose-phosphate 3-epimerase: MKLLAPSILSADFSKLGQQIKEVEEAGADIIHLDIMDGRYVPNITFGIPVVESIRPITNLPFDAHLMIVEPEKYALDFIKAGVDMISFHMDATIHSHRLVDLIKSNGAKAGVVLNPATPVNTLEEIIHYIDYVLIMSVNPGFGGQKFIPQTAEKVKKLILLMEQTGRTDILIEIDGGVSKENINYLSMLGVNIFVAGSAVFKGDIKENVKILKQNMSICI, from the coding sequence CTTGCACCTTCTATACTGTCAGCTGACTTTTCAAAGTTAGGACAACAGATAAAAGAAGTTGAAGAGGCGGGAGCTGATATAATCCACTTAGATATAATGGATGGAAGGTATGTACCAAACATTACCTTTGGAATTCCGGTTGTAGAATCTATCAGACCTATAACAAACCTTCCCTTTGATGCCCACCTTATGATAGTAGAGCCTGAAAAGTACGCCCTTGATTTTATAAAAGCTGGTGTTGATATGATTTCTTTCCATATGGATGCCACTATACACTCCCACAGACTTGTTGACCTTATAAAGTCTAACGGTGCAAAAGCGGGAGTTGTATTAAACCCTGCCACACCTGTCAACACCCTTGAAGAGATTATTCATTACATAGACTATGTCCTTATAATGTCCGTAAACCCGGGATTTGGAGGACAAAAGTTTATACCACAAACAGCAGAAAAAGTAAAAAAACTGATACTTCTTATGGAACAAACAGGAAGAACGGATATACTTATAGAGATAGATGGAGGTGTAAGTAAAGAGAATATTAATTACCTTTCAATGTTAGGAGTTAACATATTTGTAGCAGGAAGTGCAGTATTTAAAGGTGATATAAAAGAAAACGTAAAGATTTTAAAACAAAATATGAGTATATGTATTTAA
- the def gene encoding peptide deformylase → MEYRIRTWPDKILKEPTKEIDFFDDRLKEYIDKMWEFMYKEEGVGLAANQIGIPYQILVIDTSIREKKNEEETEPPVKMVLINPKIVEKEGQVMSTEGCLSFPGVQITIPRYKRVKVVGKNEKGEDVVVESSEFLSIVLQHEIDHLNGIPFISYLSPLKRKLVLDKYLKSLKESEYQTG, encoded by the coding sequence ATGGAGTATAGAATAAGAACGTGGCCAGATAAGATACTAAAAGAGCCAACAAAAGAAATAGATTTTTTTGATGATAGACTAAAAGAGTACATTGACAAGATGTGGGAGTTTATGTATAAAGAAGAAGGTGTGGGACTTGCAGCAAACCAGATAGGTATTCCCTACCAGATACTTGTTATAGACACATCTATCAGAGAAAAGAAAAATGAAGAAGAAACAGAGCCACCTGTTAAAATGGTTTTAATCAATCCAAAAATAGTAGAAAAAGAAGGACAAGTAATGTCAACTGAAGGCTGTTTAAGTTTTCCCGGCGTTCAGATAACTATACCAAGGTATAAGAGAGTTAAAGTAGTAGGAAAAAACGAGAAAGGAGAAGATGTTGTAGTTGAAAGTAGTGAGTTTTTATCAATAGTACTTCAACACGAGATAGACCACTTAAACGGCATTCCATTTATAAGCTATCTATCACCACTAAAGAGAAAGTTAGTTTTAGATAAGTACCTTAAATCTTTGAAAGAATCCGAATATCAAACAGGTTAA
- the lgt gene encoding prolipoprotein diacylglyceryl transferase, whose amino-acid sequence MFPDLITIGGFTIHTYGVLTAIGLLVGFYVGLYFARKEGISEKNYENLFILTVLSGILGARIAYIIEHKEDFNSFLDFFAIWNGGIDWFGGFIGGLVAAVVYIKIKKLPLLKVADVAGVSIPIGHFFGRLGCTSAGCCHGKPVPPDSPFKDIAIIFPNNPHCLAPPGVPLYPTQPVEAIGNLIIFLILFFTYRKKSFDGQIIGMYLVLYGIERFLLEFWRGVTPPLPYIGLTWNQIITLMMVLLGIMLILYLRSRREPV is encoded by the coding sequence ATGTTTCCAGACTTGATAACGATAGGTGGTTTTACAATACACACGTACGGTGTTTTAACTGCAATTGGACTTTTAGTTGGTTTTTACGTAGGTCTTTACTTTGCAAGGAAAGAAGGTATTTCAGAAAAAAACTACGAGAATCTATTTATCCTTACAGTATTAAGTGGAATTTTAGGTGCAAGAATAGCCTACATCATAGAGCATAAAGAAGATTTTAACTCTTTTTTAGACTTTTTTGCTATCTGGAATGGAGGAATTGACTGGTTTGGTGGCTTTATAGGAGGGTTAGTAGCAGCTGTCGTATACATAAAAATTAAAAAGCTACCACTTCTTAAAGTTGCAGATGTAGCAGGTGTATCTATTCCTATAGGACACTTTTTTGGAAGACTTGGATGTACATCTGCAGGGTGTTGCCATGGAAAACCTGTTCCACCTGACTCACCTTTTAAAGATATTGCCATTATATTCCCCAACAACCCCCACTGTTTAGCCCCTCCGGGAGTTCCATTGTATCCTACCCAGCCAGTAGAAGCAATTGGCAATTTAATTATATTTTTAATCTTATTTTTCACTTATAGAAAAAAATCCTTTGATGGACAGATAATAGGTATGTATCTTGTACTCTATGGAATAGAAAGGTTTTTACTTGAGTTTTGGAGAGGTGTTACACCACCACTTCCTTACATAGGACTTACTTGGAACCAAATTATCACATTGATGATGGTATTATTAGGAATAATGCTGATACTTTACTTAAGGTCAAGGCGTGAACCTGTTTGA
- a CDS encoding bifunctional folylpolyglutamate synthase/dihydrofolate synthase — translation MNLFDFFKKKVFNIEPGLERIKAALEDVSNPHKNFKSILVAGTNGKGSTCAYLESLFRHHGYKTGLFTSPHLIQENERWQINRKNIPQDRLESYIKDLLPIIQKYNLTYFEACTLLAFKYFSDESIDIAVVEVGLGGRWDSTNVLDPCVSVITNVSFDHMHLLGDTLDKIAFEKTGITRKNKPAVVGRNQKEIIDWLKKRKIKEFYIQGLDFRSTVRESLLWDFEFKDFYLKDIKLSMIGTRQIENVSTSLASFLVFCEKNNIKVDKETIKRALKNTFWQGRMQILSEEPLIILDGGHNEEGLLKSFQELKELFKSKKVITVYSFMKDKETEKMFKIIKENSFKTVATKINVSRGMEKEDFYKLGEENFIENLLEAVELAKKYVDDNSLIFITGSLYLVGEVLNGWNTAGK, via the coding sequence GTGAACCTGTTTGATTTTTTCAAGAAAAAAGTTTTTAACATAGAACCGGGGTTAGAAAGAATAAAAGCAGCTTTAGAAGATGTATCTAATCCTCACAAAAACTTTAAATCAATACTGGTAGCAGGTACAAACGGAAAAGGATCCACATGTGCTTACTTAGAAAGTCTTTTTAGACATCATGGCTATAAAACAGGACTTTTTACATCTCCTCACCTTATCCAAGAAAACGAAAGGTGGCAGATAAACCGTAAAAACATTCCTCAAGATAGATTAGAGTCCTACATAAAAGATTTACTACCTATCATTCAAAAATATAACCTTACTTACTTTGAAGCCTGTACTTTACTTGCTTTTAAGTATTTTTCCGATGAAAGTATAGATATAGCAGTTGTAGAAGTTGGACTTGGTGGAAGGTGGGACTCTACAAACGTTTTAGACCCTTGTGTTTCTGTTATAACAAACGTATCTTTTGATCATATGCATCTATTAGGAGATACGCTAGATAAGATAGCCTTTGAAAAAACAGGTATAACAAGAAAAAACAAGCCAGCAGTAGTTGGAAGAAACCAAAAAGAGATTATAGACTGGCTTAAAAAAAGGAAAATAAAAGAGTTTTACATTCAAGGGTTAGATTTTAGATCTACTGTAAGAGAAAGTCTTTTATGGGACTTTGAGTTTAAAGACTTTTACTTAAAAGATATAAAACTGTCTATGATAGGAACAAGACAGATAGAAAACGTTTCAACATCTTTAGCATCTTTTTTAGTGTTTTGTGAGAAAAATAATATTAAAGTAGATAAAGAAACAATTAAACGAGCTTTAAAAAATACATTCTGGCAAGGGAGAATGCAGATACTTTCTGAAGAGCCTTTAATCATACTAGATGGAGGACACAACGAAGAAGGACTTTTAAAAAGTTTCCAAGAGTTAAAAGAGTTGTTTAAAAGTAAAAAAGTTATCACAGTGTACTCATTTATGAAAGACAAAGAGACAGAAAAAATGTTTAAAATAATAAAAGAAAACTCATTTAAAACTGTAGCAACTAAAATAAATGTATCAAGAGGAATGGAAAAAGAAGATTTTTACAAACTTGGAGAAGAAAACTTTATAGAAAATCTTTTAGAAGCTGTAGAGCTTGCTAAAAAGTATGTAGATGATAACAGTCTTATCTTTATAACAGGGTCGTTGTACTTAGTAGGAGAGGTGCTAAATGGATGGAATACTGCTGGTAAATAA
- the truB gene encoding tRNA pseudouridine(55) synthase TruB, whose translation MDGILLVNKPKYITSNDLVVKVKKHLNEKVGHTGILDYAASGLMVLTVGKATRFTQFFQGLDKQYIAEGKLGEITDTYDSQGKVIQSNPVNINQDQLIQVINSFIGEYDQLPPPYSAKKIQGRRAYQLAKKGINPDLKPVRVKIYNIEILEINLPYFKIKVDCSSGTYIRSLIKDIGDKLSTGAYMSDLIRTKIGEFKLEDALELQDILDKKEVKLIPIKEALYFFQELELPSTLERAFKYGQKVKLDSELKGLFKVVNQEGQLLGLGKMEDGILKPEIVLS comes from the coding sequence ATGGATGGAATACTGCTGGTAAATAAACCTAAGTATATAACTTCTAACGATTTAGTTGTAAAAGTAAAAAAACATTTAAATGAAAAAGTAGGACACACAGGAATATTAGATTATGCAGCTTCTGGACTTATGGTTTTAACTGTAGGAAAGGCAACAAGATTTACTCAATTTTTTCAAGGACTTGATAAACAGTACATAGCCGAAGGAAAGTTAGGAGAGATAACTGACACCTACGACTCTCAAGGTAAAGTAATCCAGTCAAACCCAGTTAATATTAACCAGGACCAACTAATACAAGTAATAAACTCTTTTATTGGAGAGTACGACCAGCTACCACCACCATACAGTGCAAAAAAAATTCAAGGAAGAAGAGCTTACCAACTTGCAAAAAAAGGAATAAACCCAGACCTAAAACCAGTTAGGGTTAAAATATACAACATAGAGATATTAGAGATAAACCTTCCCTACTTTAAAATTAAGGTAGACTGCTCATCAGGTACCTACATCAGGTCTCTAATAAAAGATATAGGAGATAAACTATCTACAGGAGCCTATATGAGTGATTTAATAAGGACAAAGATAGGAGAGTTTAAATTAGAGGATGCTTTGGAACTTCAAGATATTTTAGATAAAAAAGAAGTTAAACTAATCCCTATAAAAGAAGCTCTGTACTTTTTTCAAGAGTTAGAACTACCATCAACATTAGAAAGAGCATTTAAATACGGTCAAAAAGTAAAATTAGATAGTGAATTAAAAGGACTGTTTAAAGTAGTAAATCAAGAAGGACAGCTCCTTGGACTTGGAAAAATGGAAGATGGAATACTAAAACCTGAGATTGTGTTGAGTTAG
- the cysM gene encoding cysteine synthase B, whose translation MWILGQHDESYRKTRKSVLELVGNTPLVELNRSLPEDIKKKNIKIYAKLESYNPGGSVKDRPATRMILEAINSGKLTKDKVIIDATSGNTGIALAMVGTALGYQVELAMPANVSEERKRIIKAFGAKIHFTNPLESTDGAIIYVRKLVEKYPDKYYYIDQYNNDANWKAHFDSTAVEIWNQTEGKITHFVAGIGTGGTVMGTGRRLKIFNPNIQVIGVQPDSPFHGIEGLKYIETSIKPGIFDENRLDRTMFIGTDIAYQRARELSRLEGIFVGQSSGAAFEAAIRIAREIEEGVIVFICPDGGEKYLTTALYDYE comes from the coding sequence ATGTGGATACTGGGACAGCATGATGAAAGTTATAGAAAAACAAGAAAATCGGTTTTAGAGCTTGTAGGAAATACTCCTTTAGTTGAGTTAAACCGTAGCCTTCCTGAAGATATAAAGAAAAAAAATATTAAGATATACGCAAAACTTGAAAGTTATAACCCCGGAGGGTCTGTTAAAGATAGACCTGCAACAAGAATGATTTTAGAAGCTATAAACAGTGGAAAACTAACAAAAGATAAAGTAATAATAGACGCAACATCTGGAAACACAGGAATAGCCCTTGCAATGGTAGGAACAGCTCTGGGATACCAGGTAGAACTTGCAATGCCTGCAAATGTAAGTGAAGAAAGAAAAAGAATAATAAAAGCCTTCGGAGCAAAGATACACTTTACAAATCCACTTGAAAGTACAGATGGAGCAATTATCTATGTTAGAAAACTTGTAGAAAAGTACCCAGATAAATACTACTACATAGACCAGTATAACAACGATGCAAACTGGAAAGCCCACTTTGACTCAACAGCAGTTGAGATATGGAATCAAACAGAGGGAAAGATAACCCACTTTGTAGCCGGAATAGGAACAGGTGGAACTGTAATGGGAACAGGTAGAAGGTTAAAGATATTTAACCCTAACATTCAGGTAATAGGAGTTCAGCCAGACAGTCCTTTCCATGGTATAGAAGGGTTAAAGTACATAGAAACCTCTATAAAACCGGGTATATTTGACGAAAACAGATTAGACAGAACTATGTTTATAGGAACAGATATTGCATACCAGAGGGCAAGGGAGCTGTCAAGGTTAGAAGGAATTTTTGTAGGACAGTCTTCTGGAGCTGCCTTTGAAGCTGCTATAAGGATTGCAAGGGAGATAGAAGAAGGAGTTATAGTCTTTATATGTCCAGATGGTGGTGAAAAATACTTAACAACGGCACTTTACGACTATGAGTAA
- the mobA gene encoding molybdenum cofactor guanylyltransferase, producing MSKKLSCVVLAGGQSKRMGTDKAFLTYKDKTFLQTIVEKLSKKCDEIILSVNKDPQIYQKHLKPYKVKIVKDLYPYEGPLNAILSVSKHVKNPYVFIATCDTPLLNENLIDLYIELINGFDVVVPEIDGKFQPLNALYTKKSLLKVKNLYPEVKSLNQWIRNLKKVLVVDQEVIQNFDPFLLTYKSINTPQDYERLIKYGF from the coding sequence ATGAGTAAAAAGTTATCTTGTGTAGTCTTGGCTGGTGGTCAAAGTAAACGAATGGGAACAGACAAAGCTTTTTTAACCTATAAAGATAAAACATTTTTACAGACTATAGTAGAAAAACTATCTAAAAAGTGTGATGAGATAATATTAAGTGTAAACAAGGACCCTCAAATCTACCAAAAGCACCTAAAACCTTACAAAGTTAAAATAGTCAAAGACTTATACCCTTACGAAGGACCACTAAACGCAATACTATCTGTGTCAAAACATGTAAAAAACCCTTACGTTTTTATAGCAACCTGTGATACACCTTTACTTAATGAAAATCTAATAGACCTTTACATAGAGTTAATAAACGGATTTGATGTGGTTGTTCCAGAAATAGATGGTAAGTTTCAGCCACTTAACGCCCTCTACACCAAAAAAAGCCTGTTAAAGGTTAAAAATTTATACCCTGAAGTAAAGTCTCTTAATCAGTGGATAAGGAACTTAAAAAAAGTTTTAGTTGTCGACCAAGAAGTTATTCAAAACTTTGACCCATTCTTACTTACCTACAAAAGTATAAACACACCTCAAGACTACGAGCGTTTAATTAAGTATGGCTTTTAA
- a CDS encoding family 1 encapsulin nanocompartment shell protein → MEFLKREEAPLTAADWERLDKIVIETVKKNLVGRRFIELSGPYDAGVQFVPQDTIESGNNGACGLFGESDCGVVKVKERKFLPIPIIYKDFKIHWRDIETAKKLGVPVDFSVAAVAASDVALAEDKLIFHGDKETGFEGLLNVKGRNICKIKDWSKEGEAFSNILEAVVKLNESGFYSNFALVLNPKDYASLHRLYGNSGVLEIEHIKKLFDVGVFTTPVVPQNKAVLVATGIENMDIFVSQDVITAYVNYESMDHYFRVFEIVALRIKRPESVCTIE, encoded by the coding sequence ATGGAATTCTTAAAGAGAGAAGAAGCACCTTTAACTGCGGCCGACTGGGAAAGGCTTGATAAGATTGTTATAGAAACAGTAAAGAAAAATCTTGTTGGAAGAAGATTTATTGAGTTATCTGGACCCTATGATGCAGGTGTTCAGTTTGTACCTCAAGATACAATCGAATCAGGAAACAATGGAGCATGTGGTTTATTTGGAGAGAGTGATTGTGGAGTTGTAAAAGTAAAAGAAAGAAAATTTTTACCTATACCTATAATATACAAAGATTTTAAAATCCATTGGAGAGATATAGAAACAGCAAAAAAATTAGGAGTACCAGTAGATTTTAGCGTTGCAGCTGTAGCAGCCTCTGATGTTGCGTTGGCAGAAGATAAACTGATATTCCACGGTGATAAAGAGACAGGTTTTGAAGGTCTTTTAAATGTAAAAGGAAGAAATATATGTAAAATAAAAGATTGGAGTAAGGAAGGAGAGGCATTTTCTAACATATTGGAGGCAGTTGTAAAACTGAATGAATCAGGATTTTACTCTAACTTTGCCTTAGTTTTAAATCCAAAAGATTATGCAAGTTTACACAGACTGTATGGAAACAGCGGAGTTTTAGAGATAGAACACATAAAAAAATTGTTTGATGTAGGTGTGTTTACAACCCCTGTTGTTCCACAGAACAAAGCAGTTTTAGTTGCAACTGGAATAGAGAATATGGATATTTTTGTGTCTCAAGACGTTATAACAGCTTATGTTAACTATGAAAGTATGGACCACTATTTTAGAGTTTTTGAGATAGTTGCACTTCGTATAAAAAGACCAGAAAGTGTATGTACAATTGAGTAA
- a CDS encoding OmpH family outer membrane protein, producing the protein MKKFVAVLSVFLLMALSMIVKAADIVFIDVQAVVNNSKAGKDAQALLEEAGKKAQAEVEAKQKTLKQDQKSQEEFQAFAIQKQQEVLKRRDELLGQFMKLVQDNLESFAKEKNYSLIVGKQAVLYGKPELDKTKEFLNYFDSKYEKGPKIK; encoded by the coding sequence ATGAAAAAGTTTGTAGCAGTACTATCGGTTTTTCTTTTGATGGCTTTATCTATGATTGTAAAGGCAGCTGACATTGTGTTTATCGATGTTCAAGCTGTGGTAAACAACTCTAAAGCTGGTAAAGATGCTCAGGCTCTTTTAGAAGAGGCAGGAAAAAAAGCTCAAGCCGAAGTTGAGGCAAAACAAAAAACACTAAAACAGGACCAAAAATCTCAAGAAGAGTTTCAAGCCTTTGCCATTCAAAAGCAGCAAGAAGTTTTAAAAAGAAGAGATGAGCTTCTTGGACAGTTTATGAAGTTGGTTCAAGATAACTTAGAAAGTTTTGCAAAAGAAAAGAACTACTCTCTGATTGTAGGTAAGCAAGCAGTTTTATACGGAAAGCCAGAACTTGACAAAACAAAAGAGTTTTTAAACTACTTTGACTCTAAGTACGAAAAAGGTCCAAAAATAAAGTAA
- a CDS encoding sodium:solute symporter family protein gives MIWFIFVYLLFLIGIGVFSKKLIKSGRDYLLAGQSLPLSLSTFALFATWFGSETILGATDEVLKGGFVKVIEEPFGAALCLILAGFLIVKPIYRMGLVTFGDFFRVKYGEKVEILATLMLIISYFGWIAAQYVAFGLIFKTITNFSFEVSILIGFFVVLILTYLGGMWAIALTDFIQTIVIIFSILFIFFEVLLLAGGFVAFEKIPPSYYSLIPDFNYKDIVMYLAGLITISLGSIPGQELFQRYMSSKSEDVAFKSSILAGFMYLTVALIPLFTVLIIKFALEFETQNTLIDYISLHTNDYVKTVFFAGLMSAVLSTASAAILAPSALLSNNILPKIFKTFSESTLLTFSRFSVLIISVISLILAFSGESIYQLVATSSIITLVSLFSPFILGIYWSKSNKVGAAASIVIGFVSWFVVNFIVGLEYEAVLLGFVLNVLSMVFFSTIFKKI, from the coding sequence TGATCTGGTTTATATTTGTATACTTACTTTTCCTTATAGGAATTGGTGTATTTTCAAAGAAACTTATAAAATCAGGTAGGGACTATTTACTTGCAGGACAGTCTTTACCTCTTTCTCTATCTACTTTTGCCCTTTTTGCCACTTGGTTTGGGTCTGAAACAATCTTAGGTGCCACAGATGAGGTTTTAAAAGGTGGATTCGTTAAGGTCATAGAAGAACCTTTTGGAGCTGCTTTATGTCTTATATTAGCTGGTTTTCTTATTGTTAAACCTATCTACAGAATGGGACTTGTTACTTTTGGGGATTTTTTCAGGGTAAAGTACGGAGAGAAGGTTGAAATTTTGGCTACCTTAATGCTTATAATATCCTACTTTGGATGGATAGCTGCTCAGTATGTTGCTTTTGGACTTATTTTTAAGACAATTACAAATTTTTCTTTTGAAGTAAGTATTTTGATAGGATTTTTTGTAGTCTTGATTTTAACTTACTTGGGTGGAATGTGGGCTATAGCTTTAACTGATTTTATTCAAACGATTGTGATAATCTTTAGTATCTTATTTATATTTTTCGAAGTTTTACTTTTAGCAGGTGGCTTTGTTGCCTTTGAAAAAATACCTCCTTCTTATTACAGTCTAATTCCAGACTTTAACTATAAAGACATTGTAATGTACTTAGCAGGATTGATTACAATAAGTCTTGGGTCTATTCCGGGACAAGAACTTTTTCAAAGGTATATGTCTTCTAAAAGTGAAGATGTTGCCTTTAAGTCTTCTATTTTAGCTGGTTTTATGTATCTTACAGTAGCTTTAATACCTCTTTTTACAGTTTTAATTATAAAGTTTGCTTTAGAGTTTGAAACTCAAAACACTTTGATTGATTATATCTCTTTACATACAAACGATTACGTTAAAACAGTATTTTTTGCAGGGTTAATGTCAGCTGTTTTAAGTACAGCTTCAGCTGCTATTTTAGCTCCATCTGCTCTTTTAAGTAATAATATTCTTCCAAAAATTTTTAAAACGTTTTCTGAAAGTACATTACTAACTTTCAGTAGGTTTTCTGTTTTAATTATAAGTGTAATATCACTTATACTGGCTTTCTCGGGAGAGAGTATTTATCAGCTTGTTGCTACTTCTTCAATTATTACCCTTGTTTCTCTGTTTTCTCCGTTTATCCTTGGAATATACTGGAGTAAATCAAACAAAGTTGGAGCTGCTGCTTCAATCGTAATAGGTTTTGTATCTTGGTTTGTGGTAAATTTTATTGTTGGTTTAGAGTACGAAGCTGTCTTACTTGGATTTGTATTAAATGTTTTAAGTATGGTCTTTTTTTCAACTATCTTTAAAAAGATTTGA